One window of Acidobacteriota bacterium genomic DNA carries:
- the ftsY gene encoding signal recognition particle-docking protein FtsY — MLTSAGVAPAIETPASPEIISSPVQVQPAAPPPVTEPITPPAVPVPLATSPQPETPGVISPIPVLAEPGEQSGKSGFLSRFFGRGQSESPTAPLPPPPAPVEVITPTLSPEEEAKQKFFYRFKTAVQKTRENIVGRLDTLLRGQKVINAQVMDDLEEILLGSDIGVQTTLDLVEKIRKQVDRNQINNVDELKRLLKSELLAILTSAPPKRNFGGKTVASELELADDIRPYVMMMVGVNGVGKTTTIAKLANLIKKEGNKVLICAADTFRAAASDQLAVWAQRTQVDLVQQKPGTDPAAVVFDSLQAAKARDADVVIIDTAGRLHTKTNLMQELEKMTRIAKREVPQAPHEVLLVIDAVTGQNGLEQARQFTRSVAVTGIVLTKLDGTAKGGIVVAISKELGIPIRYVGIGEQMDDLVVFSPEDYVNGLFE, encoded by the coding sequence ATGTTGACCTCAGCGGGTGTGGCGCCGGCCATTGAAACTCCGGCATCACCAGAAATCATCTCTTCTCCAGTTCAAGTTCAGCCAGCCGCGCCGCCACCGGTGACCGAGCCCATCACCCCACCTGCGGTTCCAGTCCCTTTGGCAACATCACCACAACCAGAAACGCCCGGTGTGATTTCACCCATCCCAGTCCTGGCCGAACCCGGTGAACAGAGTGGAAAATCAGGGTTTCTCAGCCGGTTTTTTGGTCGTGGACAGTCAGAGTCACCCACGGCCCCGCTCCCTCCGCCTCCCGCACCGGTTGAAGTCATCACCCCCACACTCAGCCCTGAAGAAGAAGCCAAACAGAAATTTTTTTATCGCTTCAAAACGGCAGTCCAAAAAACCCGTGAAAATATTGTTGGACGACTCGACACGCTGTTGCGTGGGCAGAAGGTGATCAACGCCCAGGTCATGGATGATCTTGAAGAGATTCTGCTGGGATCTGACATTGGCGTTCAAACCACGCTTGATCTGGTTGAAAAAATTCGCAAACAGGTTGATCGAAACCAGATCAATAATGTGGATGAATTAAAGCGGCTGTTAAAATCCGAACTCCTGGCCATTCTCACGTCAGCCCCGCCAAAGCGCAATTTTGGAGGCAAAACAGTTGCCTCAGAACTCGAACTCGCTGACGATATTCGGCCTTATGTCATGATGATGGTCGGCGTCAATGGCGTCGGAAAAACCACCACCATTGCCAAACTGGCCAACCTCATCAAAAAAGAAGGCAATAAAGTACTGATTTGTGCGGCTGACACGTTCCGGGCAGCGGCGTCGGACCAGCTTGCCGTCTGGGCCCAGCGCACCCAGGTAGATCTGGTCCAGCAAAAACCTGGAACGGACCCGGCAGCCGTGGTTTTCGACTCGCTCCAGGCAGCCAAAGCCCGCGATGCCGATGTGGTCATCATTGATACCGCCGGGCGACTTCATACCAAAACCAACCTGATGCAGGAACTTGAAAAAATGACCCGCATCGCCAAACGCGAAGTTCCCCAGGCGCCGCACGAAGTGCTGCTGGTCATTGACGCCGTGACTGGCCAAAACGGACTGGAGCAGGCTCGTCAATTTACCCGGAGTGTGGCAGTCACTGGAATTGTGCTGACCAAACTGGATGGAACGGCCAAAGGTGGAATTGTGGTCGCCATTTCCAAAGAACTGGGAATTCCAATTCGCTACGTTGGCATTGGCGAGCAGATGGACGACCTGGTGGTGTTCTCGCCTGAAGATTATGTGAATGGGTTGTTTGAGTAG
- the eno gene encoding phosphopyruvate hydratase — protein sequence MLTIEHIHAREILDSRGNPTVEAEVQLSDGTWGMAAVPSGASTGENEALELRDGDKGRYLGKGVLKAVANVNEQIAKALYGFNALDQIGVDRTMLQLDGTKNKAVLGANAMLAVSLATARAAANALEVPLYRYLGGAHARTLPVPMMNILNGGAHADNNVDFQEFMIVPMGASSFAEALRWGAEVFHTLKGVLKKRGYSTAVGDEGGFAPSVKSNVEAIEVVLEAITQAGYKPGDQIFIALDPAASEFYIDGSYVFKKSDGSKKTSEEMVDYWVNWVDQYPIISIEDGMGENDWDGWSLMSQKLRDRIQLVGDDLFVTNVEYLRKGIDLNVANAILVKVNQIGTLSETMDTVELARTRRYGAIISHRSGETEDTFIADLAVALNAGQIKTGSASRTDRVAKYNQLLRIEEELGASALYAGCGGFYQLQTKKSE from the coding sequence ATGCTGACAATTGAACACATTCATGCGCGGGAAATTCTTGATTCCCGTGGAAATCCAACGGTTGAAGCCGAAGTCCAGCTTTCAGATGGAACCTGGGGAATGGCCGCCGTGCCGTCGGGGGCTTCGACAGGTGAAAACGAAGCGCTTGAACTCCGGGACGGCGACAAAGGCCGCTACCTTGGAAAAGGGGTCCTCAAAGCCGTTGCCAATGTGAATGAACAAATTGCCAAAGCGCTGTATGGTTTCAACGCTCTGGACCAAATCGGCGTGGATCGAACCATGCTCCAGCTTGACGGAACCAAAAACAAAGCGGTGCTTGGTGCCAACGCCATGCTGGCGGTTTCGCTGGCAACCGCCCGGGCGGCAGCCAATGCACTGGAAGTTCCGCTGTACCGTTATCTCGGCGGCGCCCACGCCCGAACGCTGCCAGTGCCCATGATGAACATTCTCAACGGCGGTGCCCACGCCGATAACAATGTTGATTTCCAAGAATTTATGATTGTCCCAATGGGAGCGTCTTCCTTTGCTGAAGCGCTTCGCTGGGGTGCCGAAGTCTTTCATACCCTGAAAGGCGTGCTCAAAAAACGTGGCTATTCAACGGCGGTTGGCGATGAAGGCGGATTTGCTCCCAGCGTCAAATCAAACGTTGAAGCGATTGAAGTTGTCCTTGAAGCCATCACTCAGGCTGGATATAAACCCGGCGACCAGATTTTCATTGCACTCGATCCAGCAGCCAGCGAGTTTTACATTGATGGCTCATATGTGTTTAAGAAATCAGATGGTTCCAAGAAAACATCTGAGGAAATGGTTGACTACTGGGTCAACTGGGTTGACCAGTATCCGATTATTTCCATCGAAGACGGCATGGGTGAAAATGACTGGGACGGCTGGTCACTGATGAGCCAGAAATTGCGCGACCGTATCCAGCTCGTCGGTGATGACCTGTTTGTCACCAACGTTGAATACCTGCGCAAAGGAATTGACCTCAATGTGGCAAATGCCATTCTGGTCAAAGTCAATCAAATCGGAACGTTGAGCGAAACGATGGACACGGTCGAACTCGCCCGGACCCGCCGCTATGGCGCGATTATTTCACATCGTTCCGGCGAGACCGAAGATACCTTTATTGCCGATCTGGCCGTCGCGCTCAATGCCGGTCAAATCAAAACGGGTTCTGCCAGCCGGACTGACCGGGTGGCCAAATACAATCAATTGCTCAGAATTGAAGAAGAACTCGGTGCCTCAGCCCTCTATGCTGGCTGCGGCGGGTTCTATCAATTGCAGACCAAAAAGAGTGAGTAG
- a CDS encoding M48 family metalloprotease, producing the protein MKLLTTFLAISLIISTFSAGQPAVSAHSNSLHRQKGGSIEDAIIDAVGVAVPLGKEAVRSLVKPILDTVTITPQQEMQIGNQFFQNIQKKLGSKLDRDQREVAYVTSIGKVLATNVKRKGIKYKFHVVEDRLPNAFAIAGGHVFIYRGLLETVIENEAQLAAVIGHEISHVDAEHTVDFYKPVVAASQLPFADVSVLIASLGSKLLTFSYSEVQESEADNLGTVLAFKAGYEPAEGKTMQQRLGSLKSTGATDPLTGLADTVFRTHPPSQKRAAAIDSLSKKLHAQKPNQKTYVGEANYRQRIPMTQKILE; encoded by the coding sequence ATGAAACTCCTTACTACATTTTTAGCCATTTCCCTCATCATCAGCACATTCAGCGCAGGCCAACCTGCCGTTTCAGCTCATTCCAACTCGCTCCACCGCCAAAAAGGTGGATCCATTGAAGATGCCATCATTGATGCGGTTGGCGTCGCCGTTCCGCTTGGCAAAGAGGCTGTCCGGTCACTGGTCAAACCGATTCTGGACACCGTCACCATCACACCCCAACAGGAAATGCAGATCGGCAACCAGTTTTTTCAAAACATTCAGAAAAAACTTGGCTCAAAGCTTGATCGGGATCAACGTGAAGTAGCCTATGTGACCTCGATTGGCAAGGTGCTGGCGACCAATGTCAAACGCAAAGGCATTAAGTACAAATTTCATGTGGTTGAAGACCGTCTGCCCAATGCCTTCGCCATCGCGGGGGGACACGTTTTTATCTATCGTGGATTGCTTGAAACGGTGATTGAAAACGAAGCTCAACTGGCGGCGGTGATTGGACACGAAATTTCACATGTGGATGCCGAACATACCGTGGATTTCTATAAACCAGTGGTGGCGGCGTCACAACTACCCTTTGCCGATGTCTCGGTTCTGATTGCGTCACTTGGGTCAAAACTGCTCACCTTTTCCTATAGCGAAGTTCAGGAAAGCGAAGCTGACAATCTTGGAACGGTTTTGGCGTTCAAAGCCGGGTACGAACCCGCTGAAGGCAAAACCATGCAGCAACGGCTGGGGTCACTCAAATCCACGGGGGCAACCGATCCCTTGACCGGGCTGGCCGATACCGTTTTTCGAACCCATCCTCCGTCACAAAAACGCGCGGCGGCCATTGATTCACTTTCAAAGAAGCTTCACGCCCAAAAGCCAAACCAGAAGACCTATGTCGGCGAAGCCAACTATCGCCAGCGCATCCCAATGACACAGAAGATTTTGGAGTGA
- a CDS encoding serine acetyltransferase: MDPKLAAISQSVIASYTSCKPIIHHIERGTLPSRSVIINILGAFREVIFPGYFGMAGLDAGGVEARVRDLVAEIHDDLTKQVLLCLCHDRQLDLPNCKDCPECKNQARAIVLDVLEHLPALRETMAADVEAAYVGDPAAHSYDEIILSYPGLQAIMIHRIAHALFQRKVPLIPRIMSEYAHGRTGIDIHPGAQIGKRFFIDHGTGVVIGATCIIGDNVKIYQGVTLGALSFPKTEDGELVRNTKRHPTLEDDVVIYSGATILGGDTVIGRGSVIGGNVWLTHSVAPYSKVVIKDPEIRISNRPAKMA; this comes from the coding sequence ATGGACCCGAAACTTGCTGCTATTTCCCAATCTGTCATCGCGTCATACACCAGTTGCAAACCCATCATTCACCATATCGAACGCGGAACGCTTCCCTCACGGAGCGTCATCATCAACATCCTGGGTGCCTTTCGGGAAGTCATTTTCCCAGGTTACTTTGGGATGGCCGGGCTGGATGCCGGTGGGGTCGAAGCCCGTGTTCGCGATCTGGTCGCCGAAATTCACGATGATCTGACCAAACAGGTGCTGCTCTGCCTGTGTCACGACCGGCAACTGGATCTTCCCAACTGTAAAGATTGCCCCGAATGTAAGAACCAGGCGCGGGCCATTGTGCTCGATGTACTCGAACATCTCCCGGCGCTCCGTGAAACCATGGCGGCGGATGTCGAGGCCGCCTACGTTGGTGACCCGGCAGCCCACAGCTACGATGAAATCATTTTGAGCTACCCGGGGCTGCAGGCCATTATGATCCATCGGATTGCTCACGCCTTGTTTCAACGCAAGGTGCCGCTCATTCCACGCATCATGTCGGAATATGCCCACGGTCGAACTGGAATTGATATTCATCCTGGCGCCCAAATTGGGAAACGGTTTTTTATTGATCATGGAACGGGCGTTGTCATCGGCGCGACATGTATTATCGGCGATAACGTCAAGATTTATCAGGGAGTTACCCTCGGAGCACTTTCGTTTCCAAAAACAGAGGATGGCGAACTGGTCCGCAATACCAAACGGCATCCAACGCTTGAAGATGACGTGGTGATTTATTCCGGGGCGACGATTCTTGGCGGAGACACCGTGATTGGTCGCGGGAGCGTGATTGGCGGCAACGTCTGGCTCACGCATTCGGTGGCACCGTACAGCAAGGTCGTCATTAAAGACCCTGAAATTCGCATCAGCAATCGTCCGGCGAAAATGGCGTGA